Part of the Methanothermobacter sp. MT-2 genome is shown below.
AGTATCCAACTATTTTCCCCCTTGAAGGTTTTTGGGGGTTTCTCATATTCGAATTTGCCTACTGGTATTTCTAGGGCGTGGAATTTTTTTGGTGTGAGTTTTTCTGGTTTCCATTCGCCGATGGCCATGTTAACTAGTTGTTCGAGTGGGTGTATTCCTGTTGAGGCGGCTGATATGTATCTTGTACCGCTTGGTCTTGTGTTAACCTCGATTGCATATAATTTTCTGTTTTCTGGGTTGAATATCATGTCGATGTCTGTGTTTCCTTCTGCTTGGAGTTTTTCTGTTATCTTCTGGGCTAATCTTAGCACTTTACGGTTGTTTAATCCTGGGATTTTCGCTGGGGCTTTTTTTGTTTTTTTGAGTGGGTGTATGCCCTGGGTGGTTGTTTTGCCTTTGTCGACTACTACAAGTGGGGATGATTTATGGTTCCATCTTAGGACTTCTACTGAGATTTCGTGGCCGTTGATATAGTCTTCCATCATGGCTTTTTTATGGGATTTGAGGTATGATTTTATACTATTTTTGTCTTTTGCTATGAGTAGGTTTTGGCCGCCTTGTCCTTTTTCTTGTTTTAGGACTGTTGGGTAGTTTGTTTTTGGGATTTCTCCTTCTTTTATTATATGATATTTTGGGGTTTTTATATTGTTTTTTTCGAAGAATTTTTTGGTTTTTATCTTGTTGGTGGATATTATGGTGGTTTTTGTGTTTGATGCTATTACTGGTATGTTATATTCTTTTTCTAGTTTTTCTTTCATTCTTGCAACTTGGATTAGTGGGGGGTCTACGCCTATGAGTGGTACTATTGCGTCGACATCTTCTTGAAGTGCTATTTCCATTGGTGCTTCCATTCCTCTTGGTACTATATGGTATTTGTCTGCTAAGTGTAGGTTTGGGCTTTTTGGGTTGGATTCTGTGAGTATTGTTGTTATACCCATCTTTTTTGTATATTCTGCCACGTCATTGAATAGGCGGGCGCCTATAAAGAGTATTTTCATTGTTATCACTGGATTGTTTCTTTGAGGATTGAGTTGAGTTTTTCCATGGATTCTTTCACTGGTTTTGATATTTTGGTTGAGAATTCTAATTTTTTGGGTTGTATTCCTATGAGTGTTATCTTGTAATCTTTATGGGTTTTGAGGTATTCTATGAGGAATGATAGGGGCATTGCATGTGTTGATATGTTGTAGTTGGCTATTTCGTCTTTTTTTATGATTTTTATCGTGCCGGGTTCGGCTCCCATTTCCACGGCGTCTATGATTATGATATGGCTTGGATCTTCCATTTTGATTTTCCCTGTGAAGTTTTCTGGTACTGTGCCACCATCTATAACTGTGAGGTTTTCTTTTCTGTTTTTTGAAAGTTTTTTGGCGATGGCTGGTCCTAGGCCGTCGTCGCCCCTTAGTTCGTTTCCAACGGTGAGTATGAGGATTTTTTCATGGTTTTTGAGGAATTTTTCGAGTTTTGTTTTTATGGACATTTTTGATCCTCTAGGTCTTTGATTTTGGTTTTTATTGTTTGGAGTCCTCCGCCCATTTTATAGGATAGTGAGATTTTTAGTATGTAATCTTTTTCTTTGATTTCTTCTATTGGTATAAGTAGTGGGTTGTTCATCATACTGGTTGGGCCTGCGATGATGTTCTCTGTGAGTAGTGTGAAGGTGGTTATTTTCAAGCCGTTGATTTTACCGTTTGCTGGGATTTTGAATGTTTTTTTATATTTTTCTTTTATTTTTTTGTTGAATATTATATTATCGTAGATTGTTAGTTTTCCTTTGGTCTTGTATTGGCAGTTTTCATCGTATCTTATGGTCTCTGAGTCCATTTCTATTGGTTCCACTCCGTTTATGACACCGTAGGGTATTATGCACCCGTCTTTTTTGAGGTGTTTCAGGCTTTTGTTTATCACTGGGACTTGTTCTTCGTCTATTAGGGCTGTGTCGAGCATTTCACAGATTATA
Proteins encoded:
- a CDS encoding RNA methylase, with protein sequence MKNNLMRFLVTTYHYNLLKDYERLSCFYEAIKEHAHGIVYDIGAGSGILSYFAAPYSRTVFAIEKDEKIASYASQNLKNIPNVKVVNRDALSYDFPFKADTIICEMLDTALIDEEQVPVINKSLKHLKKDGCIIPYGVINGVEPIEMDSETIRYDENCQYKTKGKLTIYDNIIFNKKIKEKYKKTFKIPANGKINGLKITTFTLLTENIIAGPTSMMNNPLLIPIEEIKEKDYILKISLSYKMGGGLQTIKTKIKDLEDQKCP
- a CDS encoding hydrogenase maturation protease produces the protein MSIKTKLEKFLKNHEKILILTVGNELRGDDGLGPAIAKKLSKNRKENLTVIDGGTVPENFTGKIKMEDPSHIIIIDAVEMGAEPGTIKIIKKDEIANYNISTHAMPLSFLIEYLKTHKDYKITLIGIQPKKLEFSTKISKPVKESMEKLNSILKETIQ